The sequence below is a genomic window from Ischnura elegans chromosome 2, ioIscEleg1.1, whole genome shotgun sequence.
GCAAGTTCaattattttactgcattttGGGTAGCGAATTTTTGTAAACATCAAATATCTGACGCAACGATGTGTTTATCTGCAGGTCTTTTCTTTACGCATTTTTCATCAGTGGATTTTTGGCCTCATGCATTATTACGTCAATCTTTGTGGCATTTCTTAAGTTCTTGCAAGTGGTGAGTACTGGTTGACGGCAAAGCGATGTACCTGAAATATCGGTTTGATGTtgcatcttttatttatttacttgtagaaaataagaagaagaaagGCATCACAGTCGAAAGATGTGCTCCCAATTGTGGCTTTTTTCCACCCGTATTGCAATGCTGGTGGCGGTGGCGAGCGTGTATTATGGTGTGCTGTGAAAGCCTTGCAAACAAGGTAGATTGCATTACTTTGCAACTAGGGTATCTCTTTGGGGTATGCATAGTGTATGTATATGATATCGAATCAATCATCATGATATCTTATTCTGACTTCAGGTACCCCGAAAGTAGATATGTCGTGTATACCGGTGACGTGGACGTATCACCGGATGAGATTCTACGAAGGGTCAGGGAGCGATTCGATATTAGTTTGAAGGAGCCTGTTGAATTCGTATATTTAAGAAAAAGACGATGGGTTGAAGCGTACATGTACCCTTATTTCACTTTGCTTGGGCAAAGCATAGGATCGATGTATCTTGGCTTAGAAGCTCTTCTTGCCCTTGTCCCAGGTGAGTGTTGGCCATGACCACTATTTAGAATACAAACTCGTATAGTGTAGTTTTATTACATTTCTATATAATTATCAgattaaaatattagttcaagtGATAGTTAAGTAAAGCTACATTTAGCTTTATTAGGCGTAGATATTTTGAATGCCTTCAATGTATTTAGAATTAGATACCATGACTGGAATgttctttattttatgtatattttttctgtttaagaAAAGTATCTAATTAGATAAACTTATGGAAACAAAACACCGTTTTCCCCTTAGATATTTTCATAGACACTACTGGGTATGCATTTACCCTTCCAATATTTCGATACTTGGGTGGCTGTGAAAATGTTGGATGCTATGTGCACTATCCAACGATCACCTCGGATATGCTAAAGAGGGTGTCATCAAGGTTGGCAAGTCACAACAATCGACCCGCAGTAGCTAGGTCTCCTCTTCTAACTGCTGGGAAACTACTATATTACCGAATGTTTGCTGCACTGTATTCATGGGCCGGAAATGTTGCAGACATAGTCATGGCAAATTCAAGTTGGACTGAAGAGCATCTTCATCGCCTCTGGAATGTACATCTCCGCACTCACAGGTTAATTTTCCATATAATTATGATGTTGGTTGTAAATTCAGTATTCAGTATacttcatattgaaatttttatttcatctctgcaaataaaattaagtaaagttTTTGCATGTCTTTGCAAACAAGCTCATGATCCCATAGTTTGGCACCACCATAATCTTTCATTGCTCGTGTCTTTTCAGATTAAATTGGGATGTACATAAATGAAGTATAACTAGCATACAATAATCTCGCATTTATCTAGGAATCTTCTCGTGTctaaattatttgtaaaagatGCATACTTGATGTGTATCGCAATTTTGTAATTCATCCTCCTCAGATTGGCAACATTTTAGAGTATATCCCAGCATTTCTTGGAGATTGGCGATTATGAAAGAGCATTTTGATGTTTCCTTGGAATTTGGAAGAATGAGGCCCATAATAAGTAAAAACATTATTGTAATTATCATAAATTTGGTGTCACACAACCAAATTGTATGGGTCTTTAAGGTATCTCTCAAGCAATGGCTTGTCAGAGTCTGAAATTATGAGAGCTTTGAGCAGTCATTTTACTAATCATTCAGGAGCCTTATGTAAATATGTACTGGGTTTctcccacccttccttccctacccttttcTGTGCGCAAATGACCTAAGGTATCTGTCACCTCCTCATAATACCATGCGCCATACTATCTTTCGACTGATAGCAATCTGATCCCATAAAACTAAGGAGACATGTACTCTACATTtctgaaacattttcatcatttcatcttCTCTTGTTATTCCATCATTAACTTTGTTTCTGTACTGCATGAGAATTTTTATGGCTTCATTTTTTTCGTGGTTTATCCTCAGTTTCTCTTGAAATTCTCTAATCTTTGAAACACATACATGGAATTACTGTAGAATAGCCAATCTgaagtagtaaaaaaaaactctagtCACGGTGGACAAAATCTGAGTTTTCTTCTGCAAATTTTATATCCAACGTGATTATTTTAGGTGTCCCCtatttatattatgtattatttcaAACAACCAAACTCTCCTACCCCTCTCTCTTGCTCTGAGGTCCTGATCTTTGTTAATATTGTCTTAATTGGCATGTTCAATccataatgaaatttattttctgcaaatgGCAACTTGACCAAAGGATGGAGGGTCATTCCATATCAAATCAacaaatattttgaccaaatgacacccactgACTCGggttttcatgaaacttgccatggtcatacatcctGGTATAACTAGCGATTTTGttcaattttagcctccaattgtcaattgttaatgaaatatgagcaattgaaattggGGCGTTACCCCtgaagtgccgcaacgtgcaacacatggtgatttttattttcgtccataactccattcctgtgagatgaaaagccatgatttttttttctaaagctaagtggtcgataatgatcccacgattatcattaaatattcactgcatgaagtaattcagcagcaaaaaaataaagtttacaaaaaaatctcgcttgtaccattttttgttgtcagcatccacagggaaaggccatgcgaatacagactcatggttcagtttaaagtaatcataaatatatgagcagagatcctgatgaaaaaaattgtgagtccgacgttccttttagtaaaaataaatactcattcatggtcaagggaaaaaaatggctctttttcaaggcacatagaaattacacaatttagaggagatataaggttatactcatgattaaacaatattggattatctcactatagcgtatactactggctcttagagtaggaaacacataagcaatcacgtgaatgtactcccccatgtactgctaatttcgtgctattTGAACTATTCAagcagagggagttttaattttaaaaaacggcATGATCCATGGTACACTATCACATTCTGCATTCCTTTTAATCTGTGTCCAAAGACCAGATACAATTCACATCCAGATGTAttgacatcacaggaatgtacattatcaaatgtcaaagggaactgtcatcaaatcatttgaattgagaaatttctcaggtacttcaccctttcaatgtttcatttagtcattctatatcattggaaattaagGTAATAACAGTACAATTAAATAAACAACCTTACTTATTGATTTGTAAGTGAGCCTCCTCTTTTCAACTGGCtgaccacattctaagatgtcttagtgtttttcaccaagtctaaatattttttttttaatgttggccacttcctccctcaagaagtagtatgacctccCAGAGCTTGTGGTTGCAGGAGAATTAAGCACACACAATATGTGTCCTAGTGGCACACAGTAAACATACCTCTCTCTggccaagagaatgaaggtgAGGGTACTTTAGACGTCATGAATTTAAAGGAAATGTCACCTTCTTCACGGTTGAGAGCTTCCACTACTCCATTGTACCACTGCTTGCTGTAAATACAAGCTGCATATAaaccaacagccaaattatctggtaaatccactgtttcagaacaaaaatcaaatataatgctgtactcGTCATCCTGACCAGTGAACTTTGCAGTGACTTTTCTATCCGATAAAGGCATAAAATGATGGAAGTTTCTTGTgcctggaattgtttttgccttggtgggtctttcaagaagtttactacATGACCAAGCCACATCACTAGACTTAATGTAACggatgttgatgtttttcatattaCATATCTCTACAAAATTCATACATCCCGCTActgtttgttatttgctgtgccaTTCGTTTAATGGTACCACGTATTCCATCACAAGAGGACTTTCCATGGCTTGTGGAAAAAAAAGACTgggttgcattcattccatagtcattataatgatggcacaaatttataaaagacttgtaatttttatattgcccagcacatccatctgtgaagtactgaacctcttggatcataggtgaagttctctttaaaaattctatgAGGTGACGTTGTACTTCCATAACAAAGGCCACATCATGTTTAAGGTCATCAGATGtgaaacaatgagatgaggtaGTGAGAGTACCATCTTTCTTCAGGTAAATCAAGCAAGGGTGTATGGTGCATGATAGATTGGTCCAGTGATAACTTTGAACttcatcctgaattaaaaatgaaaagttttcactAAAATCCATTACGATAACTGCCTTTTCATATCTGAGGGTTTCTTTGCTTATTTTGAAAAACGAGGAATGTTCTTTGGTTACGTAACAATGTGGTATCAGTTTACggcaatgaaaaatggtacaagcgagatttttttgtaaactttatttttttgctgttgaattacttcatgcagtgaatatttaatgataatcgtgggatcattatcgaccacttagctttagaaaaaaaaatcatggcttttcatctcacaggaatggagttatggatgaaaataaaaatcaccaagtgttgcacgttgcggcacttcaGGGGTAactcccaaatttcaattgctcatatttcattaacaattgagaattgaaggctaaaattgtacaaaattgCTAGTTATACCaggatgtatgaccatggcaagtttcatgaaaatccgagtcggtggatgtcatggcctggttgatttgaaatggaatgacccgtaATCCACCTGGGGATTACATTGTATCTAATATTACGAAAAATTGAGGGACATGTGCACTTGAAGAGAAATGGGAGGTGCAATGGTTTTAATCAGCTTATATTTGGCAAAAATTGTGGTCTTGGGCATCGCACAACATAAATAAAATCTTAGTATTCTTTGCTAGCCCCAATAAACCCTTGTGCTAATGTAACTATGGTACCTTTATTTGTTTAAACAGCAGGATTCTCTATAGGTAGGGGTTGGTTACCTTTAGGCtgcataaatttcatgaaattaccTACCCAGAAATTTCATTCAGCTTGcaataataacttttatcaatatttctaaGCTTGCAATGTTGAGATTGCATGCTGAGAGAGTTTAAAACTGAAGTTAAGACCACTAATTGACATTTTGAAACTGCAGCTTGCGGGTGCATGTCATTGTTAGCATGTAACCTTTTAGCATGACAAGGTTTCTGCCCCCTCCTAAACGgtataaaaatgcatacattcCAGGATTGAGAAATTGGAGTGCTGAGGAAGCCATAAGTCAGCATTAGTGAGCCCAATTTTCATTTCTCCTGAGAGGTTTAAtggacaaaaattaatttaataggcCCTTTTTTGTGATCATTGTAATCAGATTCTCGGGAAAAGTCAGTATTTGGTGGATGGAAGGATGGCTTATTGGCCTGCTACTTTCTGAAAAACTGCCAGAAACTTAGCCAGATTTAccattattattaacttttaatcagattattttatgcaaatacactgaatgtattaataaattaataattataaactttttttaaatttgtaatttcatgaaaatgatgcgCCTATTTAGTAGGATTCATCTTAAGATGGGTTTTATTCCTATCCTATTGATGTAAAAAATGGCAGCATCCAAATTTattgattggggggggggggggggggggttagtaATGTGTATTGTGTCAATTTTAATTCAACTTCGTTGTAGAAATTCATTTCTTGTTAATGTTCTTACTAGCACTCTCTTCTTAAAACATCCTTAGTCAATTTTATAATACCTTCACTCCTGTAGGCTATATCCACCTTGTGATGTGGATGAATTGAAAGCCTTACCATTAAAAGAAGATAGCCAAAAACGTTTCATTCGGATCGTATCAGTTGGCCAGTTTCGTCCTGAAAAAGACCATCCTCTTCAAATTCGAGCTATGTATCAACTGAGGCAGGTAAGTGGAATGAACTTCATTAGTTTTGCTctgtaagttattattattattattattatttgatttaatcTATCTCTCTTCATTTTACTATTTAGCATAATTTTGGTACTTTGGGAGCCAGGAATTTTATTGCACatgcttatattttttaagcCTCTTAGCTGcactattaaatgaaatttttctatgaatttcaCTTCTTTTGTCAAAATGAGAGCTCTTTTGATGATGTCTTTCAATGTTATATCTagcattttcaatattatttatgcagATGGTGTCAGAAGATATGTGGAGccgtataaaattaatatttattggttcGTGTCGTGGCTCAGAGGATGAAAAAAGGGTCAAAGATATGCAGGATTTGTGCCGACATTTCTCATTGGAAGATAATGTAGAGTTCAAGGTTAACGTTACATATAATGAACTGAAAGAAGAATTGCAAGAGGGAATGATTGGCCTTCATGCAATGTGGAATGAGCATTTTGGTATAGGTAAAGTATGCTACCAAATTAATCAGTGTATGATCTTAATTGCCTGTTAAAAACTTTTAAGCAAAGATAGAGGCAGTAAAAGCTGAAAAACTTGTTGACTGAAATGTGCAATGTTTTAATGGTACACCCTAGAATGTAACCTTCACGTTTCATTCTCAAACAAACCGCCCTGGACCTAAGTAcaagatttttatcaatttatttataaaaaatagtctCTTTCCTGTGATAGGTGTGGTGGAATGCATGGCTGCTGGGCTCATAATGGTTGCTCATCGCTCTGGAGGACCCCTTGCAGATATCGTCGTTGAGAATGAAGGTAGCCGAAATGGTTTTCTGGCCTCTGATGAAGTGGAGTATGCACAGTGTTTTGCTAAAATCATTAGCCTTTCTCCAGCAGCTCGGGCGAAAATCAGGGAGGCTGccaggtaaataaattttttttcgttattatttgGTGTTGTGTAGATCAATTTCGGTAGTTTTGTATCTGATTTTTCTGCACATTTGAATGACTTGATACTCTATGGACTTTTTCTgtttgtattataattttatgcaattgcTCAGAAAATGCTTGAttgagtgttattttttattgttgattgCATGTAGTTGATAAATGTTTAGAAAAGAAGGCAGCCCTTATCAATGTAAAACCAGTTGGGTTTCTATTGAGGAACACTTGTGTTCTTAGGCTTGTACCTTTCACATATTATTCTTCAAGCAgctcttatttttctatttcaggtCGTCTGTGAATAGGTTTTCAGTAAAAGAATTTGAAGAAGGATTCTTAAGAGCTATGCAGccatttttctcccaaaaaacCTAGTCTATATGAAactaggaattaaaatttttattactgagaactattttttatttgccttaaAATGCTCTCTGTGTGGACTAATCATGGAAATTCCCCGCAATGCCCATGGTGTAGTTCTATGACATAACTGGCAATGATCTCTGCTGATGAAATAGTAGGCAGAATATGGTGAAAATTATGGCAACAGTTGCCGACTGCCTTATTTTTATGGCTTTACTTAATAATTCATCTGTGTGTATTTTGCAACCTAATAATATGTATTGCCTAATATGATGTGAGGAGGAATCAGATAAGAAAGTCTGTCATATTAATCCGCGTGATGACTGTGTGACAATTATGGTAGTTTATTTAGATTAAATGGGAGAAGGCATTGTCTTGTTTCTTCAAAGCTTGCCTTCCATGGAAGTCATTTGGGTGATGTGAGTGGAAATAACTATGTACCTACTATCAAGACTAAAACCTTGCATCATGGGTTGGTCTCATCATTGTTTCTAAGAAATTATCAACAATCAAAAAGTCAGGATTTTgctgttgatttttaaaatgctggGAACGATTTTACTTCATTGAAACATAGTTGACATGAATATACATACTTAATTTCTTTCAGAGCATATAGCTTCTCATGGTAGCATAGTTAGGTATGTTTTGCTTAGACTATGGTTGAGAAGTATGCTTATGGATATGATCATGCTATGAATGTGTCATTTGGATGTTGATGAGTATTTACATAATGAATATGTGTCATCATGAGACCAGGAGTAAAT
It includes:
- the LOC124153708 gene encoding GDP-Man:Man(3)GlcNAc(2)-PP-Dol alpha-1,2-mannosyltransferase, translated to MFLSFLYAFFISGFLASCIITSIFVAFLKFLQVKIRRRKASQSKDVLPIVAFFHPYCNAGGGGERVLWCAVKALQTRYPESRYVVYTGDVDVSPDEILRRVRERFDISLKEPVEFVYLRKRRWVEAYMYPYFTLLGQSIGSMYLGLEALLALVPDIFIDTTGYAFTLPIFRYLGGCENVGCYVHYPTITSDMLKRVSSRLASHNNRPAVARSPLLTAGKLLYYRMFAALYSWAGNVADIVMANSSWTEEHLHRLWNVHLRTHRLYPPCDVDELKALPLKEDSQKRFIRIVSVGQFRPEKDHPLQIRAMYQLRQMVSEDMWSRIKLIFIGSCRGSEDEKRVKDMQDLCRHFSLEDNVEFKVNVTYNELKEELQEGMIGLHAMWNEHFGIGVVECMAAGLIMVAHRSGGPLADIVVENEGSRNGFLASDEVEYAQCFAKIISLSPAARAKIREAARSSVNRFSVKEFEEGFLRAMQPFFSQKT